The proteins below are encoded in one region of Paenacidovorax monticola:
- a CDS encoding alpha-ketoacid dehydrogenase subunit beta has product MTTRKLTMAQAVSEAIGQEIERDPNVFVMGEDIGKYGGIFGATGGLLAKHGKDRIMDTPISETAFIGTAIGAAAEGMRPIAEIMFVDFFGVCMDMIYNHMAKNIYMAGGNIKMPMVLMAGIGGGYNDAAQHSQCLYGTFAHMPGMKVVVPSNAYDAKGLMTQAIRDDNPVVFLFHKGIMGLPWMSYFEGSTNEVPEEQYTIPFGQAKVVREGADVTIVTLSQMVQKTVLAAQQLADAGIDAEVIDLRTIVPLDREAVLKSVRKTGRLLVADEDYLSFGLSGEIAALVAENLDSVRLRAPVRRLAVPDVPIPFSRPLEQFVIPQVDAIVAAAQQLVAAPQLEGALA; this is encoded by the coding sequence ATGACAACCCGCAAATTGACCATGGCCCAGGCCGTGTCGGAGGCCATCGGCCAGGAAATCGAGCGCGATCCCAACGTCTTCGTGATGGGCGAGGACATCGGCAAGTACGGCGGCATCTTCGGCGCCACCGGCGGCCTGCTGGCCAAGCATGGCAAGGACCGCATCATGGACACGCCGATCTCGGAGACCGCCTTCATCGGCACCGCCATCGGCGCGGCGGCCGAGGGCATGCGCCCCATCGCCGAGATCATGTTCGTCGACTTCTTCGGCGTGTGCATGGACATGATCTACAACCACATGGCCAAGAACATCTACATGGCCGGCGGCAACATCAAGATGCCCATGGTGCTGATGGCCGGCATCGGCGGCGGCTACAACGATGCAGCCCAGCACTCGCAATGCCTGTACGGCACCTTTGCCCACATGCCGGGCATGAAGGTGGTAGTGCCGTCCAACGCCTATGACGCCAAGGGCCTGATGACCCAGGCCATCCGCGACGACAACCCGGTGGTGTTCCTGTTCCACAAGGGCATCATGGGCCTGCCGTGGATGTCGTACTTCGAGGGCAGCACCAACGAAGTGCCCGAGGAGCAGTACACCATTCCCTTCGGCCAGGCCAAGGTCGTGCGCGAGGGCGCCGACGTGACCATCGTCACGCTGAGCCAGATGGTGCAGAAGACGGTGCTGGCCGCGCAGCAGCTCGCCGATGCGGGCATAGACGCCGAGGTGATCGACCTGCGCACCATCGTGCCGCTGGACCGCGAGGCGGTGCTCAAGTCGGTGCGCAAGACCGGCCGCCTGCTGGTGGCCGACGAGGACTACCTGAGCTTCGGCCTGTCGGGCGAGATCGCCGCGCTGGTGGCCGAGAACCTCGACAGCGTGCGCCTCAGGGCCCCGGTGCGGCGCCTGGCCGTGCCCGACGTGCCCATCCCCTTCAGCCGCCCTCTGGAGCAGTTCGTCATTCCCCAGGTCGAC
- a CDS encoding thiamine pyrophosphate-dependent dehydrogenase E1 component subunit alpha translates to MNPSTERKLWMYEKMIEIREYEETMARVYMEGKLPPHIQKGLAFDIGSGPVPGEMHLAAGQEPVAVGVCAHLHDDDTVVGSHRPHHFAIAKGVPLNPMTAEMFGKDTGLGRGKGGHMHLFDPAHKFSCSGIIGASMPPACGAALAAKKRGKDWVAVAFFGEGATNQGAFHESMNLAALWKLPVLFVCEDNKYAISVEKSESTSVAWNADRAAAYGMPGVLVDQNDALAVYEAAGVAIARARRGEGPTLIEVKTDRYLGHFQGDPETYRPKGEAAELRKNDPIPRLAEHLRRAGLLDDAADQALRQRVNARIAEAYEYGRSSPYPKPEDALLHVFC, encoded by the coding sequence ATGAATCCAAGCACCGAGCGCAAGCTGTGGATGTACGAGAAGATGATCGAGATCCGGGAATACGAAGAGACCATGGCCCGGGTCTACATGGAAGGCAAGCTGCCGCCGCATATCCAGAAGGGCCTGGCCTTCGACATCGGTTCCGGCCCCGTGCCGGGCGAGATGCACCTGGCGGCCGGGCAGGAGCCCGTGGCGGTGGGCGTGTGCGCCCACCTGCATGACGACGACACCGTGGTCGGCTCGCACCGCCCGCACCATTTCGCCATCGCCAAGGGCGTGCCGCTCAACCCCATGACGGCCGAGATGTTCGGCAAGGACACTGGCCTGGGCCGTGGCAAGGGCGGGCACATGCATTTGTTCGACCCGGCGCACAAGTTCAGCTGCAGCGGCATCATCGGCGCCAGCATGCCGCCGGCCTGCGGCGCGGCGCTGGCCGCCAAGAAGCGCGGCAAGGACTGGGTGGCCGTGGCCTTCTTCGGCGAGGGCGCGACCAACCAGGGCGCCTTCCACGAGTCGATGAACCTCGCGGCGCTGTGGAAGCTGCCCGTGCTCTTTGTCTGCGAGGACAACAAGTACGCAATCTCGGTGGAAAAGAGCGAGTCCACCTCGGTGGCCTGGAATGCCGACCGCGCCGCCGCCTACGGCATGCCCGGCGTGCTGGTGGACCAGAACGATGCGCTCGCGGTCTACGAGGCCGCCGGCGTGGCCATCGCGCGCGCCCGCCGCGGCGAGGGGCCGACGCTGATCGAGGTCAAGACCGACCGCTACCTGGGCCACTTCCAGGGCGACCCCGAGACCTACCGGCCCAAGGGCGAGGCGGCCGAGCTGCGCAAGAACGACCCGATCCCGCGCCTGGCCGAGCACCTGCGCCGCGCCGGCCTGCTCGACGACGCGGCCGACCAGGCGCTGCGCCAGCGTGTCAACGCGCGCATCGCCGAAGCCTACGAGTACGGCCGCAGCAGCCCGTACCCCAAGCCTGAGGACGCGCTGCTGCACGTCTTCTGCTAA
- the fur gene encoding ferric iron uptake transcriptional regulator has product MPDSNELRHRGLKVTLPRLQILEIFQKAEARHLSAEDVYRRLFEQGHEVGLATVYRVLLQLSQAGLLKQAHFEADKAVYELDDGQHHDHLVCTACGRVQEFHDDAIEQRQQSIAEEHGFEVVEHAHILYGRCTKESCEHRHRMARASRGHP; this is encoded by the coding sequence ATGCCTGATTCCAATGAACTCCGGCACCGGGGCCTGAAGGTCACGCTGCCACGCCTGCAGATCCTGGAGATCTTCCAGAAGGCCGAGGCCCGGCACCTGTCGGCCGAGGACGTGTACCGGCGGTTGTTTGAGCAAGGCCATGAAGTGGGACTGGCAACGGTCTACCGCGTGCTTCTGCAGTTGAGCCAGGCCGGCCTGCTCAAACAGGCGCATTTCGAGGCAGACAAGGCCGTCTACGAACTGGACGATGGTCAACACCACGACCATCTGGTCTGCACCGCCTGCGGCCGGGTACAGGAATTCCATGACGACGCGATCGAGCAGCGCCAGCAGTCGATTGCTGAAGAACATGGTTTCGAGGTCGTCGAGCATGCGCACATTCTTTACGGTCGTTGCACCAAGGAGTCATGCGAGCACCGCCATCGTATGGCTCGAGCATCACGAGGACATCCATGA
- a CDS encoding CobW family GTP-binding protein: MSLIPVTILTGFLGSGKTTLLNRILQERHGHRIAVIENEFGEAGIDNDLLVQEEGEQIVEMNNGCICCTVRGDLIRILGELHAKKQSGLLNFDRVVIETTGLADPAPVAQTFFVDEGISSQYLLDAVVTMVDAKHAAQQLDAHHEAQEQVGFADRILITKTDVAEPEAVEALRQRLVRINPRARIGEARHGQATVDDLLDIRGFNLNAILEIEPDFLTNVEHEHDDDVTSFVFRETRPLDLNRIEDFLGAIVQVYGPQLMRYKGVLHIQGVERRVVFQGVHMLMGTDLGTPWKPGESRESRFVFIGRNLPKEILIEGLAQCTADALAAQPGA, encoded by the coding sequence ATGAGCCTCATTCCCGTCACCATCCTCACCGGCTTCCTCGGCAGCGGCAAGACCACGCTGCTCAATCGTATCCTGCAGGAGCGCCATGGCCACCGCATCGCGGTGATCGAGAACGAGTTTGGCGAAGCCGGCATTGATAACGACCTCCTGGTGCAGGAAGAGGGCGAGCAGATTGTCGAAATGAACAACGGCTGCATCTGCTGCACCGTGCGCGGCGACCTGATTCGCATTTTGGGCGAACTGCATGCCAAGAAGCAGTCGGGCCTCCTGAACTTCGATCGCGTGGTCATCGAGACCACGGGCCTGGCCGACCCCGCTCCCGTGGCCCAGACCTTCTTTGTCGACGAAGGCATCAGCAGTCAGTACCTGCTCGACGCCGTGGTGACCATGGTCGACGCAAAGCACGCGGCGCAGCAGCTAGATGCGCACCACGAGGCGCAGGAGCAGGTGGGGTTCGCCGACCGCATCCTCATCACCAAGACCGATGTCGCTGAGCCCGAAGCAGTCGAGGCGTTGCGCCAGCGTCTGGTTCGCATCAATCCCCGCGCCAGGATCGGCGAGGCGCGCCATGGACAGGCAACCGTCGATGACCTTCTGGACATCCGTGGCTTCAATCTCAACGCCATCCTTGAAATCGAGCCCGATTTCCTGACCAACGTCGAGCATGAGCACGATGACGATGTCACTTCGTTTGTGTTCCGGGAAACCCGGCCGCTCGATCTGAACCGGATAGAGGATTTCCTCGGGGCCATCGTGCAGGTGTATGGACCTCAGTTGATGCGCTACAAGGGGGTCCTGCACATCCAGGGAGTGGAACGGCGCGTGGTGTTCCAGGGCGTTCACATGCTCATGGGCACGGACCTGGGCACACCGTGGAAGCCTGGGGAGTCGCGCGAGAGCCGCTTTGTCTTCATCGGACGCAATTTGCCGAAGGAAATCCTGATCGAGGGGTTGGCCCAGTGCACCGCGGATGCGCTTGCTGCCCAGCCGGGTGCCTGA
- a CDS encoding metal ABC transporter substrate-binding protein, which produces MNLSRRSSVAALLMLAAVPAWTQSTRPLRVVASFSILADIVREVGGDAVEVVALVGPNADAHVFQPSPADARHLARADLVVVNGLGFEGWIDRLVRASGYRGTVVVASRGVKPREDGHRHGVRHGHGSDPHAWQDLANAERYAANVRDALGSARPAQAQAFTQRAARYIEQIRALDREVRAQFAAVPRNRRRVITSHDAFGYFAVAYGVDFLSPQGVSTDGEASAADVAKLIDQIRRQDVRAVFVENISDPRLVERIAKEGGAVLGGRLYSDALSAPGTEADTYLKLFAHNAKALAAGLAGPR; this is translated from the coding sequence ATGAATCTTTCCCGCCGGTCCTCCGTCGCGGCGCTGCTGATGCTGGCTGCCGTTCCCGCATGGACCCAATCCACACGGCCCCTGCGGGTCGTTGCCAGCTTTTCCATCCTGGCGGACATCGTTCGCGAAGTGGGTGGCGATGCCGTCGAAGTCGTCGCCCTGGTTGGCCCCAATGCCGATGCGCATGTGTTCCAACCCAGCCCGGCGGATGCCCGGCACCTGGCCCGCGCCGACCTCGTAGTCGTCAACGGCCTGGGGTTCGAAGGCTGGATCGACCGTCTGGTGCGGGCCTCGGGCTACCGCGGCACCGTGGTTGTCGCGAGCCGGGGGGTGAAACCGCGCGAGGACGGGCACCGCCATGGGGTGAGGCACGGCCACGGCAGCGATCCGCACGCCTGGCAAGACCTGGCGAACGCCGAACGCTATGCCGCCAACGTGCGCGATGCGCTCGGCAGCGCGCGGCCTGCGCAAGCGCAGGCCTTCACCCAGCGCGCAGCACGCTACATCGAGCAGATCCGCGCGCTCGACCGCGAGGTGCGAGCGCAGTTCGCTGCCGTGCCGCGCAACAGGCGCCGGGTGATCACCTCGCACGATGCCTTCGGCTACTTCGCGGTGGCCTATGGCGTCGATTTTCTGTCGCCGCAGGGCGTGAGCACCGACGGCGAGGCGTCGGCGGCCGACGTGGCGAAACTGATCGACCAGATCCGTCGCCAGGATGTGCGCGCGGTGTTCGTCGAGAACATTTCCGACCCGCGGCTGGTCGAGCGCATCGCGAAGGAGGGCGGCGCGGTGCTGGGTGGCAGGCTGTACTCCGACGCGCTCTCGGCGCCGGGCACCGAGGCCGATACCTACCTCAAGCTCTTCGCGCACAACGCCAAGGCGCTGGCTGCCGGCTTGGCGGGACCGCGATGA
- a CDS encoding metal ABC transporter permease — MAARFWAAEVWSLAAVAGVVAAISGFIGLLSYHAQWPSGPAIVLVAGMAHLFSVVAGLLGGVLWRYRRRSHRKA, encoded by the coding sequence ATGGCGGCGCGCTTTTGGGCGGCAGAGGTCTGGAGTCTGGCGGCGGTGGCAGGCGTCGTCGCCGCGATCTCGGGCTTCATCGGGCTGCTGTCGTACCACGCGCAATGGCCGTCGGGCCCGGCCATCGTCCTGGTCGCAGGCATGGCCCATCTGTTCTCCGTTGTCGCCGGCCTCCTCGGCGGCGTTCTTTGGCGCTATCGGCGCCGTTCACACCGCAAGGCCTGA
- a CDS encoding Fur family transcriptional regulator: MERHTRQRNAVLDALTQSGRSLMPQEICELAQRAVPTLSLSTVYRQLKDLLDGKAVVRVDLPGQPTRYEAPCELAHGDVHHHHHHFHCVACDRVYPIHACPGHMEDLAPPGFQVQRHDLTLHGRCAECATGMTAP, from the coding sequence ATGGAACGCCATACACGCCAACGCAATGCCGTCCTCGATGCACTCACGCAGAGTGGCCGGTCCTTGATGCCCCAGGAGATCTGTGAGCTGGCGCAGCGTGCAGTACCCACGCTGAGCCTGTCCACGGTTTACCGGCAGCTGAAAGATCTGCTTGACGGTAAAGCGGTCGTGCGCGTTGACCTGCCTGGGCAGCCCACACGGTACGAAGCGCCTTGTGAATTGGCCCACGGCGACGTCCATCACCACCATCACCACTTCCATTGCGTAGCCTGTGATCGCGTGTATCCGATTCACGCGTGCCCGGGCCATATGGAAGACTTGGCACCGCCTGGCTTCCAGGTACAGCGCCACGATCTGACCTTGCATGGACGCTGCGCAGAGTGTGCAACCGGAATGACGGCACCATGA
- the zigA gene encoding zinc metallochaperone GTPase ZigA, which translates to MPPQSQLPVTVLSGFLGAGKTALLNRILHNREGRRVAVIVNDMSEVNIDAALVRDGGAELSRTDEKLVEMSNGCICCTLREDLLREVSRMAKEGRFDQLVIESTGISEPLPVAETFTFTDEDGLSLSDVARLDTMVTVVDAYNFLKDYSSHDSLHSRGESLGEEDQRTVVDLLIEQIEFCDVIVLNKVDLVSDADREQLIAILHSLNPRAKIEISQFGQVPLDKVLKTGLFDFEEASKAPGWLRELRGEHTPETETYGITSFVYRSRRPFHPERFFDLVESEWPGVVRSKGFFWLASRPTYAGSWSQAGAACRHGRAGYWWAAVPRKHWPEDPGVLALIQQHWVDGVGDARQELVLIGIGMDEAALRKRFDDCQLTDAEMALGPHVWADYADPFPAWE; encoded by the coding sequence ATGCCCCCACAAAGCCAACTTCCCGTCACCGTCCTGTCCGGCTTTCTCGGCGCCGGCAAGACCGCGCTGCTCAATCGTATCCTCCACAACCGCGAAGGCCGCCGCGTAGCGGTCATCGTGAACGACATGTCTGAGGTCAACATCGACGCCGCGCTGGTGCGCGATGGCGGCGCGGAACTGTCTCGCACCGACGAGAAACTGGTGGAAATGAGCAATGGCTGTATCTGCTGCACGCTGCGCGAAGACCTTCTGCGGGAAGTGAGCCGCATGGCCAAGGAAGGCAGGTTCGACCAGTTGGTGATCGAGTCCACCGGTATCTCCGAGCCGCTGCCCGTGGCCGAGACCTTCACCTTCACCGACGAAGACGGCCTGAGCCTGTCCGACGTCGCGCGGCTGGACACCATGGTCACCGTGGTCGACGCGTACAACTTCCTGAAGGACTACAGTTCACATGACAGCCTGCACTCGCGCGGTGAGTCGCTGGGCGAGGAAGACCAGCGTACGGTCGTTGATCTGCTGATCGAGCAGATCGAGTTCTGCGACGTGATCGTCCTCAACAAGGTGGACCTGGTCTCGGATGCGGACCGTGAACAGCTGATCGCCATCCTGCACAGCCTCAACCCACGGGCGAAGATCGAGATCTCGCAGTTCGGCCAGGTGCCGCTTGACAAGGTGCTGAAGACCGGCCTGTTCGACTTCGAGGAGGCTTCCAAGGCACCAGGCTGGCTCAGGGAACTGCGCGGCGAGCACACGCCGGAAACCGAGACCTACGGCATCACGAGCTTCGTGTACCGCTCGCGCCGGCCCTTCCATCCTGAGCGCTTCTTCGATCTGGTTGAAAGCGAGTGGCCTGGAGTGGTCCGCTCCAAAGGCTTCTTCTGGCTGGCCAGCCGGCCCACCTACGCCGGCTCATGGTCGCAGGCTGGCGCTGCGTGCCGCCACGGTCGCGCTGGCTACTGGTGGGCGGCAGTCCCGCGCAAGCACTGGCCAGAGGACCCAGGCGTACTGGCCCTGATTCAGCAGCACTGGGTGGATGGCGTCGGCGACGCGCGCCAGGAACTGGTGCTGATCGGCATCGGCATGGATGAAGCGGCGTTGCGCAAACGTTTCGACGACTGCCAGTTGACCGATGCCGAAATGGCGCTGGGGCCCCACGTATGGGCGGATTACGCCGATCCGTTTCCTGCCTGGGAATAG
- a CDS encoding GNAT family N-acetyltransferase, translating to MPIQIRPVNPSTQALPLYSVFHSSVHTLASRHYTREQCEAWAPMQCDESTWVARIAHNRPFVAWMDDMIAGFADLQPDGYIDQFFVSSACAGRGVGSALMAFLLETARTRGVPGLYSHVSLTAQPLFLRHGFRIDARQTVHLRGTAFENARMSLMLSQPPVSRGCK from the coding sequence ATGCCAATCCAGATACGCCCCGTCAATCCCTCCACGCAAGCGCTGCCCCTGTACAGCGTGTTTCATTCGTCTGTACATACATTGGCGTCCAGGCACTACACAAGAGAACAGTGCGAGGCATGGGCGCCCATGCAATGCGACGAGTCCACCTGGGTGGCGCGCATTGCGCACAACCGACCTTTCGTCGCATGGATGGATGACATGATCGCCGGGTTCGCAGACCTGCAACCCGACGGCTACATCGACCAGTTCTTTGTATCTAGCGCTTGCGCAGGCCGTGGCGTTGGCTCCGCGCTCATGGCGTTCCTGCTGGAAACGGCACGCACACGGGGAGTCCCGGGGTTGTATTCCCACGTCAGTCTGACCGCACAGCCCCTGTTCTTGCGCCATGGCTTTCGCATCGATGCACGGCAGACGGTACATCTGCGAGGCACAGCGTTCGAAAATGCCCGGATGTCGCTCATGCTTTCCCAGCCTCCTGTCTCCAGAGGATGCAAATAA
- a CDS encoding IPTL-CTERM sorting domain-containing protein, protein MQKVILGLSAALVMAFPSFSKAAFVSGPVTYEFSLIYSGTSQDLTYDADGSPYSDVPVLLFCIDHATNPPFVNFVDPVPIAHFDTKAGASAIKGGSGAAGEAALYWLLDQYYVSYYKNGSVETRRALQYALWEIGNDYNGTAASINIAQGSSRPSLENVVDYGGSDQLAFVSAYTTLYDAMRATLPTLRRTYRSTVYTMDLFRNRDPRYQHMLALMEKTPPASTAVHVPTLGQAALMALMSMLGLFGVNYIRRRESGR, encoded by the coding sequence ATGCAGAAAGTGATCTTGGGTTTGTCAGCTGCGCTCGTAATGGCGTTTCCCAGCTTCTCTAAAGCCGCCTTCGTATCGGGGCCGGTCACCTATGAATTCAGCTTGATCTATTCCGGGACATCGCAAGATCTGACATACGACGCCGACGGCTCACCCTATAGCGATGTGCCGGTGCTGCTGTTTTGCATCGATCACGCGACAAATCCGCCATTTGTCAATTTCGTCGATCCCGTCCCTATCGCTCATTTCGATACCAAAGCAGGCGCAAGCGCCATCAAAGGTGGGTCGGGTGCCGCCGGAGAGGCGGCTCTATATTGGCTGCTCGACCAGTACTACGTAAGCTATTACAAGAATGGCAGTGTAGAGACGCGGCGCGCTCTGCAATACGCGTTGTGGGAGATTGGAAACGACTACAACGGCACCGCTGCCAGCATCAATATTGCGCAGGGTTCGTCGCGCCCCAGTTTAGAAAACGTCGTGGACTACGGGGGCTCCGACCAGCTAGCATTTGTCAGCGCCTACACGACCTTGTACGACGCCATGCGTGCCACTCTGCCTACCCTGCGGAGAACCTACCGATCCACCGTCTACACCATGGATCTGTTCCGTAACCGAGACCCGAGGTATCAACACATGCTGGCGTTGATGGAAAAGACGCCGCCCGCCTCGACGGCCGTACACGTCCCTACTCTGGGTCAAGCGGCACTGATGGCCTTGATGTCTATGCTGGGACTGTTTGGCGTGAATTACATCCGCCGACGTGAGAGTGGACGCTGA
- a CDS encoding IPTL-CTERM sorting domain-containing protein, whose translation MRNLRSLARRCLAALSLVACSTAFTTAHAATLATYDLNAVAGSSLPTATVAPGFTVSPMTAVGLPGAPFSNHFYYPGWDTTLNPGKYLTLTVNHAGPYRLSNLSFSTESTVNAPSTVIVRSSKDGFSTNIASFTWPNDLVSDGTLNLTPIGLVNGIVELRFYFLTTGPGVVAGFANHEPGGAGAGLPDVGRDITLTGQLGGPASVPTLSEWSLILMSSILAMFGIARMRRKR comes from the coding sequence ATGCGAAATCTGCGCTCACTGGCGCGGCGATGCCTTGCCGCGCTTTCCCTGGTTGCATGCTCAACGGCCTTTACCACCGCCCATGCTGCAACGCTAGCCACCTACGATCTGAACGCCGTTGCAGGGTCGAGCCTCCCGACGGCCACAGTGGCTCCAGGATTCACGGTCAGCCCGATGACAGCCGTCGGGCTTCCCGGGGCGCCATTCAGCAACCACTTCTACTATCCCGGATGGGACACGACGCTCAACCCAGGGAAGTACCTTACGCTGACGGTGAACCACGCCGGGCCCTACAGGCTTTCCAATCTGTCGTTCTCAACCGAATCGACGGTCAATGCTCCATCCACGGTAATCGTTCGCAGCAGCAAGGACGGCTTCTCAACCAACATTGCGTCCTTCACATGGCCAAACGACTTGGTGAGCGATGGAACCCTGAACCTCACCCCCATCGGACTCGTTAATGGGATTGTCGAACTGCGCTTCTACTTCCTGACCACCGGACCTGGCGTCGTCGCCGGCTTCGCCAACCACGAGCCTGGAGGCGCTGGCGCTGGGCTACCTGATGTAGGGCGGGACATCACCCTCACGGGCCAATTGGGCGGCCCTGCAAGCGTACCCACCCTCTCCGAGTGGAGCCTGATTCTCATGTCCTCCATCCTGGCCATGTTCGGCATTGCCAGAATGCGGCGCAAGCGTTGA
- a CDS encoding RNA recognition motif domain-containing protein — MNNRLYVGNLAYSVNDESLVQQFSRFGSISSAKIMMDRDTGRSKGFGFVEMDSEAHAQAAIDELNGKMWDGRALTVNIARPMEQRSRVSDGTGRGGATEGATIDGAALMVSSQRPASAGLSLGPWRARPPPCFSAVRA; from the coding sequence ATGAACAACAGACTCTACGTAGGCAATCTGGCCTACTCGGTGAACGACGAATCGCTCGTTCAGCAATTCTCCCGGTTTGGCTCCATCAGCAGCGCCAAGATCATGATGGACCGAGACACGGGCCGGTCCAAAGGCTTCGGCTTCGTGGAGATGGACTCCGAAGCACATGCGCAAGCCGCCATCGATGAACTGAACGGGAAGATGTGGGACGGTCGGGCCCTCACGGTGAACATTGCCCGTCCCATGGAGCAGCGCTCGCGTGTCTCGGATGGCACCGGCCGGGGGGGGGCTACCGAGGGGGCCACTATTGATGGAGCTGCCTTGATGGTAAGCAGTCAAAGGCCCGCTTCGGCGGGCCTTTCTCTTGGGCCTTGGCGCGCTCGCCCTCCGCCTTGCTTCTCGGCCGTCCGTGCTTAG
- the infA gene encoding translation initiation factor IF-1 has protein sequence MAKEELIEMQGKVDEVLPDTRYRVTLDNGHQLIAYSGGKMRKHRIRVLAGDRVTLEMSPYDLDKGRITFRHIENRSGSRPRSVAAELVAGRSGVHLPQGCAPISRL, from the coding sequence GTGGCTAAAGAAGAACTGATTGAAATGCAGGGAAAAGTGGATGAGGTTCTCCCTGATACCCGCTACAGGGTGACCTTGGACAACGGCCACCAACTCATCGCCTATTCCGGCGGCAAGATGCGCAAGCATCGCATTCGAGTTCTCGCAGGAGATCGGGTGACGCTGGAGATGTCGCCGTACGACCTCGACAAGGGGCGCATTACGTTTCGCCATATCGAGAACCGCTCTGGTTCGCGCCCCCGCAGCGTCGCCGCTGAATTGGTGGCTGGACGCTCTGGAGTGCATCTGCCTCAGGGCTGTGCGCCCATCTCAAGACTTTAG
- a CDS encoding HeH/LEM domain-containing protein codes for MKAIKRFQGVPDGEFHPVTYEPGDDVPPELEAAARHFAGDDANADGKLSVDEIRVALTAKGIQFDPRAKKADLLALLPKD; via the coding sequence ATGAAAGCCATCAAGCGATTCCAGGGCGTGCCAGACGGCGAGTTCCACCCTGTGACCTACGAGCCCGGCGACGACGTTCCGCCCGAGCTGGAAGCCGCAGCGCGTCACTTCGCTGGAGACGACGCTAACGCTGACGGCAAGCTGAGCGTGGACGAGATCCGCGTGGCGCTGACCGCTAAGGGCATCCAATTCGACCCGAGGGCGAAGAAGGCCGACCTGCTGGCGCTGCTGCCGAAGGACTGA
- a CDS encoding phage portal protein, protein MGIFDFIRRGASAEAVSRPRAEAPGGITFTGLDDPALLETEGNAYARVIRAAGRPLHLIPFEKGCVDPKLGGNYRMQYRCQTEKGGHITLDQDEILHVRDLSLDGVEGLSRRKLSTEVFELARGAQRRESSRRALWLSDR, encoded by the coding sequence ATGGGCATTTTCGACTTTATCCGCCGGGGCGCCTCGGCGGAGGCGGTGTCGCGCCCGCGCGCTGAGGCGCCTGGCGGCATCACCTTCACGGGGCTGGACGACCCGGCTCTGCTGGAGACCGAGGGCAACGCATACGCCCGCGTGATCCGCGCCGCAGGACGGCCGCTCCACCTGATCCCCTTTGAGAAGGGGTGCGTAGACCCCAAGCTGGGCGGCAACTACCGCATGCAGTACCGCTGCCAGACAGAGAAAGGCGGGCATATCACGCTGGACCAGGATGAAATTCTGCACGTCCGTGACCTATCGCTTGATGGCGTGGAGGGGCTATCCCGACGCAAGCTGTCCACTGAGGTGTTCGAGTTGGCCCGGGGCGCGCAGCGTCGCGAGTCTTCGAGAAGGGCGTTGTGGCTATCAGATCGTTGA
- a CDS encoding recombination protein NinG — protein sequence MRALVAECQAIVNKIVRLRDAHMGCCSCERGPGWDGQWHASHLRSVGVASAVRFNLWNIHKGCSICNNHLSGNPAEYLPRVRARIGDDKVDWLYQLNQVVTYDIEYLKRFKAVMGKKLRRMEQRA from the coding sequence GTGCGGGCTTTGGTGGCGGAGTGCCAGGCCATCGTGAACAAGATCGTCAGGCTGCGTGATGCCCATATGGGTTGCTGCTCCTGCGAGCGTGGCCCAGGCTGGGACGGTCAGTGGCATGCATCGCACTTGCGCTCTGTCGGCGTGGCGTCTGCGGTCCGCTTCAACCTCTGGAACATCCACAAAGGCTGTTCCATCTGCAACAACCACCTCAGCGGTAACCCTGCTGAATACCTGCCGCGCGTTCGGGCTCGCATCGGCGATGACAAAGTGGACTGGCTCTACCAGCTGAACCAGGTCGTTACCTACGACATCGAGTACCTCAAGCGCTTCAAGGCCGTCATGGGAAAGAAGCTCCGCAGGATGGAGCAGCGTGCATGA